A stretch of the Massilia sp. W12 genome encodes the following:
- a CDS encoding PilW family protein, with protein MHATATYPAKHRSGFSLIEVLVGLAIGMLGMLVMLQVFNLTDSGKRATTSGDDAQTSGALAIYSLQRDIRQGGFGFTARNLLGCSLRLESGVTLPAIGATIINPGTDVIPAGDSNSDTLLVYVGNGMGIPSGDRINGHPSPDNFRMVSPALFNINTRVIPGPDSTAFPCARTMTRVVATDPGGVTTAAGDATVTVRDWLFDVGLSPRILAYAVRNSRLMQCDFMQNDCRTGLSDPAIWQAVADNVVSMRARYAKQTVSRGGASQWDQVTPLPTESFASWQNILGIQLALVARSAQYEKTAVTLATPSWQGSATLPLNLSHLSDWQHYRYKIFETTIPIRNITQ; from the coding sequence ATGCACGCAACAGCCACATATCCAGCAAAGCATCGCAGCGGCTTCAGTTTGATTGAAGTTCTGGTCGGTCTGGCCATCGGCATGTTGGGCATGCTGGTGATGCTGCAGGTGTTTAATTTGACTGATTCCGGCAAACGCGCCACCACCAGCGGCGACGATGCGCAAACTTCCGGCGCACTGGCGATTTACTCCCTGCAACGCGATATCCGGCAAGGCGGTTTTGGCTTCACCGCAAGAAACTTGCTGGGCTGCAGTCTGCGCTTGGAGTCAGGCGTCACACTGCCGGCTATCGGCGCAACAATTATCAATCCCGGCACGGATGTGATTCCTGCGGGCGACAGCAACTCTGACACTTTGCTGGTATATGTGGGCAATGGCATGGGCATTCCAAGCGGAGATCGGATCAATGGCCATCCCTCCCCGGATAACTTCCGGATGGTCAGCCCTGCGCTGTTTAACATCAATACACGGGTTATTCCAGGGCCTGACTCAACCGCATTTCCCTGCGCCCGCACGATGACGCGCGTGGTTGCAACTGATCCTGGCGGAGTCACGACCGCCGCAGGGGACGCTACCGTAACTGTCAGAGATTGGCTGTTTGATGTCGGCCTGTCGCCCCGGATTTTGGCATATGCGGTGCGCAACAGCCGCCTGATGCAATGCGATTTTATGCAAAACGACTGCCGTACCGGCTTAAGCGATCCGGCAATCTGGCAAGCTGTGGCGGACAATGTCGTCAGCATGCGCGCGCGGTATGCCAAACAAACCGTCAGCCGTGGCGGCGCCTCACAATGGGATCAAGTCACGCCACTGCCGACAGAAAGCTTCGCATCCTGGCAAAACATTCTGGGGATTCAACTGGCCCTGGTGGCGCGCAGCGCACAATACGAAAAAACCGCTGTCACACTCGCCACGCCAAGCTGGCAAGGCAGCGCCACCCTGCCCTTGAATTTGAGTCATTTGAGCGATTGGCAACACTATCGCTACAAAATATTCGAGACCACCATCCCGATTCGGAATATTACTCA